aaaccaaaaaaaaaaaaagaagaagaagagaactgagctcaacctggtagggggagagagggagtaatagaaaaaacccaaaaaagaaaaaagagagtgcAGCTACTGCCGAAGTCGAAGCTGGTgaggaaaaggggaaggaagactGTGGAGCGGTAGTATTGAGCAAATTTTGTACGACAAAAATTACAAacggatgagatcttttatctttcatctGACGGCCACTattcgctagcatacctaattcctaggtactgtgctagcatacctatccctctcccaaaataaaaataacttttaACTTGTAAGgacaaaaaattttaattataaatGATAAATTAGCTTTGAATAGGTATAAATATGTCGTTGGTGAGCTTTCTAACTTGCAAGGGGCaggctttaccaaaaaaaagcaGCAAGAGACAAGTTATGTTAGAAAATTTGCAAAATGGGTCATTTGATACACAGATATTTATATCTTTTAATATATTTGCAACGGTATAAGCTTAAAATTCATaaatatgtgatttttttcatatttttttttataagtttcgttctctttttttttttttttttaatccatgtatatttattattttattgtattaaaaaaaaaccaattaataaATGGAAGCGCAGATATGACGGTCGGACCGGAGGGCGAGTCAACGACGGTCCAGTTCCATCAACTTCCGAGCTCACTTAGTCACTTCCAACAGCGACCAAAAGGGTTAAGGACGACGAGGAGTCACCGGAGCACTCTTCGGTGGCCGAGGAGAAGAGGCTCTCATGAAGAAAGGTGGTGTCATAGAGAAGACCCAGCCTTCCGGTTTCTCCCCCATCTCCACCTTCATCGATTTCCCTCCTTTGCTACTGCCTTCACCGGTCGTCCAGTTACCCTTCTTCGGAGTCCCTATAATTGGGAACGCCTCCATGCTCCTAGTCCGCTTCAGCAGCCTCATGTTCATGATTTGCTTCCGCACATCGTCCGGCAGCCGGAGGGTGAACCGGTCCACGTCTTCTCCCGGTTGGACCAGTGAGTGCCCAGTCGAATGCGACCGTGGAAATCTCCCGGCGTTTCTCTGTTTCGTCAATCTCGCTAGCCGGTTCGGCGTTGGTGTGTGACTAATCACCTCCAGTGATACtgccactgccaccaccaccacctgtGGTTCTTCCAATACATTAATGGAAACTTGCTGGTTCTCTGTCTCTCCTGGTTCCGATATCGGAATTTCCCCATCGGACTCACTTTCTATGTCCTGTACCGGTATTGTAATTTCAGGTGTTTCGCCCGGTTCAGGAACCAGGTTAGCTCGGCAGACTGGGCAGGTTTTGCGCTTAGATAACCAAGCATCAATACACTCAGGATGGAACACATGATCACACTTAGGAAGCAATCGAATCGTATCTTCATCTTCGAACTCGTTCAAGCATACGGCGCACTCCAGAGATTCTTTTCCCAATTTGTGATCCTTCACGTATGAGTAAGAGAAGGTTGGGAAAGTCTCGATCACAGCTGGGTCGAGCCCTCGAGGTGGCCTTCGTGACCTTCCTCCGCCTTCCACTCCATTAGAGGGAACGTTTTCTTCGTTTCTGATCTGGGCAAATTGGTGGACacag
The Macadamia integrifolia cultivar HAES 741 unplaced genomic scaffold, SCU_Mint_v3 scaffold741, whole genome shotgun sequence genome window above contains:
- the LOC122069861 gene encoding RING-H2 finger protein ATL34-like, translating into MTTKLKQKQSPAAQNGVICIYMFLIFHSLPYTVAQTSNQPPQPYTVAEPPQPDTVAQTPPQPFVSYNFNTGPSPSVIIALIVIICAFTFLFFFSLCVHQFAQIRNEENVPSNGVEGGGRSRRPPRGLDPAVIETFPTFSYSYVKDHKLGKESLECAVCLNEFEDEDTIRLLPKCDHVFHPECIDAWLSKRKTCPVCRANLVPEPGETPEITIPVQDIESESDGEIPISEPGETENQQVSINVLEEPQVVVVAVAVSLEVISHTPTPNRLARLTKQRNAGRFPRSHSTGHSLVQPGEDVDRFTLRLPDDVRKQIMNMRLLKRTRSMEAFPIIGTPKKGNWTTGEGSSKGGKSMKVEMGEKPEGWVFSMTPPFFMRASSPRPPKSAPVTPRRP